Genomic segment of Peribacillus frigoritolerans:
GAAACGCCGTGTAGATGAATTGGCATCTGCATTGAATATCCGCGGTTATATGGCTGAAGGCATTCATGGTGACCTTAGTCAGGCAAAACGCCTTTCTGTATTGAAAAAATTCAAAGACCGCAGCATCGATGTGCTCGTTGCTACTGATGTTGCTGCACGTGGACTTGATATTTCAGGCGTTACTCACGTATACAACTTTGATATCCCTCAAGATCCGGAAAGCTACGTTCACCGTATTGGACGTACAGGACGTGCGGGTAAACATGGTATAGCCATTACGTTTGTAACACCAAGAGAAAGAGGCCAACTGCATGCAGTTGAACATACAACGAAAAAACGCATGGAGAAACTTAAGACTCCTACGTTAACTGAAGCGTTGGAAGGTCAACAAAAAGCAGTAACGGAAAAAATCCTTAATACAATCGAGAATGAGGATTTAACTTTATACCTTGGTCAAGCGGAAGAGTTATTGCAAAAACATAGCGCAGCGGATTTAGTTGCAGCCATGCTTAAATCGATGACAAAAGAACCGGATCAAACGCCTATCAAGTTAACGGAAGAATCTCCATCTCCAATGCGTCGCAATCGCGGAGGAAGCGGATCTTCTGGCAACAGACAGCGCAATGGCCGCAGTTCATCAGGCAGAAAAGATTACGGTAGCGGATCAGGGAAACGCCCGAGCACGAACCGTAAATCGAATGGTTACGGGAACCGTAGCACGAGCCAAAAAAGAGAAAAAACGAATAAAATTTAATTGAATTGGAAATGCCGCTCATTTGAGCGGCATTTTTTTATGTGCATCTCCAATGCTATGGTATCCGAATGGTAAAGGTTTTTTAGTGGAATGCTCAAACCCTTTGTTTGAAAAGGGGTTAATTTCCAGCATCTAATTATAGTATAATGGATGAAAGCAAGGATGGATGATGATGATTCAATTAGCATTACCTGTCCGGAAGAGGAGAAGCACATGGAACCTGAAAATCGTATATCGAATAAGGCCTTGACCGTATGGAAAATCAGTGGTCTTATAAGCTGTTCAATAACCTGGATTATAAGCATCGCTGTACTCGTGCTTACAATCATTTTTGATTGGACATATTGGGTGTTTGGAGCGTTGATCATAATTTCGATAATCCAATCCTATCTGGCCATCTTTCTGATTCCATCGGTGAAATGGAAGAGGTGGCGTTACGAAGTAAGAAATACTGAAATTGATATCCAAAGTGGTATTTTCGTTATTAAAAGAACACTAATACCCATGATAAGGGTCCAGCATGTTGAAACGAAGCAAGGGCCATTATTAAGAAAATACGATTTAGCCTCCGTTGAAATTTCCACTGCAGCGACCCTTCATGTTATTCCTGCCTTGGACCTTGCAGAGGCAGATGAATTGCGGCATTATATTTCGAGAATGGCAAGTGTGGAGGAAGAAGATGTCTGA
This window contains:
- a CDS encoding DEAD/DEAH box helicase, giving the protein MTLFSELGLDRTSMKSIEKMGFEEASPIQSQTIPLALEGKDIIGQAQTGTGKTAAFGIPLMENIDINNENVQGIVIAPTRELAIQVSEELFKLGYGKRARVLAVYGGQDIDRQIRALKKKPHIIVGTPGRLLDHIKRKNIKLGGVHTVVLDEADEMLNMGFIEDIESILSTVPDERQTLLFSATMPDPIRKIAERFMQEPVLVRVKAKEMTVDRIEQYYLELKESEKFDTLARLFDIQTPDLAIVFGRTKRRVDELASALNIRGYMAEGIHGDLSQAKRLSVLKKFKDRSIDVLVATDVAARGLDISGVTHVYNFDIPQDPESYVHRIGRTGRAGKHGIAITFVTPRERGQLHAVEHTTKKRMEKLKTPTLTEALEGQQKAVTEKILNTIENEDLTLYLGQAEELLQKHSAADLVAAMLKSMTKEPDQTPIKLTEESPSPMRRNRGGSGSSGNRQRNGRSSSGRKDYGSGSGKRPSTNRKSNGYGNRSTSQKREKTNKI
- a CDS encoding PH domain-containing protein, producing the protein MEPENRISNKALTVWKISGLISCSITWIISIAVLVLTIIFDWTYWVFGALIIISIIQSYLAIFLIPSVKWKRWRYEVRNTEIDIQSGIFVIKRTLIPMIRVQHVETKQGPLLRKYDLASVEISTAATLHVIPALDLAEADELRHYISRMASVEEEDV